GGCTTTGCTGATGGGTTATCATTTTACAGGACAGAACACTGAAAGAAATGTATGACTGGTGAGGAAGTAGGATATCAAGATTTTAGACTTGTTAGATTTCAGGTGCTATTAGACATGGAAGTGGAGAAAGTAAGTAGGCATTTGTGTATATGAATGTTAGTTCAGAagaaaggctaaggcaggagttcTAAATCATCTCGAAGACGGTATTTACAAGATGAGATGATAGGAAGATGGTTAAAAAGCAATAGAAATGGCTAATGTACTATGTAGTGGTGTTACAGGCTgaatatcccttatctgaaatgcttggaacaGAAGTGTTTCACATTTCacagtgttttggattttggaatattttactgGTCAAGTATTCCTAATCCAAATTTTTGGAATAGGAATGCTCAAGCTACatattgaataaatataattCTTAAGTGATTAGTTTTCAGATTTTGTTCCAATGCTGCCATCTTGTGGtcattaattttactttctttacttAGGCATTTTCAATAAATTCTAGAGTTCTATTACATAGTAGGGTGAATACAGTTAACAATATGTTGTATACttaaaaatagctagaagagaggattttgaatattcttaccacaaagaaacaataaatgtttgaggtgatggatatgctaattactctattttgatcattacacattgtatttatctaccaaaacatcacattgtacctcataaatatgttcacaacatgttaattaaaaatgaaaaataagggctgggaatgtagctcagtggagaatgcttacttagcatgtgtgtgagactctgggtttgattcccagtaccacaaaaaagaaaaattaaaatgagaggtggggggagagtggagggggagaggggggggggagaaagtgAGGGAAAAGGGGATTTGAAAAGGTAGTTTGATAAAATTCTTATGAGTATAGCTTATATTCTTTAAAACTAACCACTGATATTAACTGAATTATAAAGCtagttatcttttcattttgtttttttggctgTGAAGAAACtggtatgtatacatattttcaaGTATTTCAACAATTTGTGTATGGTCTCTACAAACGGTTCACACCTCTTGCTTTTCTCTTCAGCTTTCTTATGCACAAAACAGCAGCCCAGCTGTGGCTGGTGCTCAATATCGCTCTCTTAGAGGAAGGGCTTCTTAGCACAATGCAAGTAAAACTACTCAATATTGTTAGGGTGTTTGTGGCAAGAATTACACTTTCtgcttatctttattatttagaaatgaaatCATGAGCTTTAGGGAAAAAATTTGTTTATGAAAGTGAAACAACTACCTCATTTTCTAAAGTTCATTATTCCTAAAAAATGTgcaattcactttttaaaaaaggggggagtAAATAAGTCTTTAGGCTTGAAGTCACTTTTATCATGCAATGCTtggtaaaataaatttattagtttTACTTAAGTAGTATATAGAAGTGCCCAAAGGCATTTGACCAAAATTATGAGCTGGTAAAAGTTTTTGAACTTATGGCTCCCTTATATGAAGTACGATATCTGCTAAAGTTCCTATAAAATCTGTGAAAcacaaagaaatttaattttcagcAGCTGCAATAAGGCAAAAATCTTTTCCCTATATAATTAATAAtagatgtttaaataaaatacacttgATACATTTGATAATTGTTTTTATCATGACACTGGATAAAAAACAGGAAAGGACATGAAGATTCTTTAAACAACAACTTTAGGGCATGTATACTTTGATCTTCcagtttgggtttttcttttttgccttttaaacTAATACcaacaaaattcagaaaatacaaactaacagaaacaaacataaaattaaattgtcTGTTTTCCTGCTACCCATAACTAAATATTGttgatattttgacatattattgtAAGTTTTTATAAACAGATAtgtcctaaaaaataaaaatgaaatatttcataaattgttttgtaactttcttttacttcataatccattttgaaaatattttcatgataaaaaaatgcACACTATTTTTAGTAACTATAGACTATTCTacacatggatttatgtatccaAGAACCTAATAACTCTcttaaaattcttaagaaaatacTCACAGCCTTTAACTCCATATTACCACCCATGTGAAATTCAATGGTTTTTCCCATAATGAATACTCCTTCATTTCCACGCACAATAGCCTTTCCAtcaacttttatatttaaatcactGGTAGCATTGCTGgtaatctaaaaattaaaaaaaatgctgataaGCTTTTCTAAATAATGTGAGACTAATTATCACAGATAAATGGGAATTTCAAACATGAGAGAGGATAGGAAATTTTTTACATCTGGAAACTGATAATAAAGAGAGGACTTGATATTGCTCACATAAACTAGATAATGAAAGATCTAGAACTAATCCTTTCCAATGTTCTGGAATACATTCTTTCATACCACTGTAAAGAAGTGAAActagggtctggggatgtggctcaagtggtaccgtgctggcctagcatgcatgagacacagggtttgattctcagcacgacataaaaataaaataaagatactgtgtccacctaaaactaaaaaataaatatttaaacaaaagaagtgaaactcTCCTCCCACTTTATAACTTTAGACAATAATTGTCTCCCATTAgtaaagtgaagaaaataaatcataccCTTTCAGTAGATGCTTTTTGAACATTCAGACTTTTCACTCCACTTGGCAAATGAAACTCATGGGTTTCATAGTCTGTGCTGAATAAGATATGTTGAGTCCTCGGGTCAAAAAACTGCATACCAATGTCACTTGTAATAGAAGTTTTGTTCTTCTCTACACTGAGCTTTGTTGTCCCTTGCTGAAAAACAATCTTCAGAAAAACACtctattgtgaatatattttcaaagaatattatAACCAAAATTCATGAAGaacattattctaaaaaaatACTATGAAACACTATTTAACTAACTATAATAATAGACTAACTTCAAATGCTTTTAAATGTATGTGTTCTGTCTCTACTTCCTTGGGAgaagaattctttaaaatgaaaacttaaatgtttatttgcttatttgacTCTGCATAAATAAAGAGAGGAACATAGGGAGCATGGCTCAAGGCCTAAGGTGGCTGAGAGGAAAGTGAGAATACCTTCTTGAGGTTTTCAAGAGCAGAGAGGCACACTCTCTTTCAGATTATCAGAAAATATGGGATATTCTAACCCAGGAAGGAGCTTTCTTAATGGCTTCATGTGGAGATGAGTAGTCTACCCATTCTTACACTAATTATATCTATCAATGCTACCATTGAACAAAATCTAGAATATTAAGAAAGCATATAACCTTAATAGATTATAAAACCAACCCTATTGAGtactaaatatttacaaatattgaatacatttgcaaatattaaatgaatatattaattttctctaaaagaaaatacTTCTTTCCTATAATCAACtctaggttttttaaaaagacttgttCTCTAATCCCACATTCTCATTCATACCGCATTTCAATTAATGTCGTAACTTACAGGTTGGTTGTTGCCAGTGATGACCAAATTTTCATTTCGCCTTCCTCCAACTGTGCTCTTATAAAGAGGATGTATAACTCCCATGTCAGATACTTGCTTAAATCGAAGCAGACCACTTTCATGAAACTCCATGCTGTCACAGCCATTTGGTCCAATGCGAATCACAGCCCAAATAACAAGGGTTATCTTAAAAAAAGCACAAGCCCATTGTTAACAGGCATACACTTGACACacttggaaaatgaaaagaaaaaaaatcattgccaaaatattaaagagttactaaaatatttaatcagtaagatgaatatattaattgattttcCACTTATAAACAAAACCAATTTTATTCTTATCATGGCATTACATGCAGAAGACCAAGGAAAGGTTTATAATTTCTTCTACCTTTCCAGGTCTCATTCCACAGGCTAATCACTTTCAACAATTTTAGCTGTGGGCTTTATCTCcttgtttttaaataacatatgaaataatatatatgtatactattatttctacatttatcaattttaggttttatctaataatttcttattttagcaGATGAGAAGTTTAGCTTATTTCTACCTCTTTTCTCTCCCAACTCCAACCTCAAGTTTCAGATGAATCTATTTTCAGTATTATGACCATGTAAACACTGTTCATTGCTAAAGCAAATATGATATTATGATGGCAGTTATTTTCTTGTACTTTGTATAATACTTCTTTAATTTGCTTagcttctttgaaaatataactaTCTCAAACCCTCCAACATTTCTATTCTCCAACATTCCAAATCTCTCCATGAATGTtgccgtagtctggctgggcacaaatcacgagccactcaagcaggaacaaactttatttcccaaCTACCACCAACGCCATGCAGGCGGCCTTCTCcggggacacaccacacaccaaccagaaatccctcctctggaaatccctcctccggcacctCCCCATCCAACacgaactccccaggaatcccgcgagaactccaaagtagcaggcctaggcgGACAGCACGGGGGTCTAATATataattgaatacacagcttaacataaccatcatcatctcaatggcttgctggcctcacctgtcacctctcaaccattccgttctggcaaaaaaaaaaacgccatgactgggctgtggccctcaacagaaTGTTTTGTCTAAACTCCTCAgataatgtattcatttttctctctcagaaAATCCTTCTAGAACCCCTGTTTTCCTGCTCTAGTCTGGATTTCCTGCTCCAATCTCTGGCCTCTTGCACAGCTGTAACCCTGTACTTTTCGTTTTCTTTCATGCAAGaatttccttttgtctttctccTGTGCAAGAAAGATACCCAGTTTCCTTATCTCTAACTTTCTTTAGTACTAGTGGTTTTCTCAGAAACAGAGTAGAAGCAAAATTTTCTGAAGAATATGCATGGCAAGAATGTTGCATTTGACTGACACTCTGGCTAGGTatgcatttttagattttaaacgATGTTCTTTCTGAACTTTGAAAGCTATTGCTTTATTGCCTTCCAGTTTCCATtgctagttttaaaaaatatttttgttggtactagaacactctaccactgagctacattcccatccttttttattttgagacacggtcttgataaattgctcaggctggtcttgaatttgcaatcctcctgcctcatccaccttcttgagttactgggattacagggtgcactaccatgcctagcTCTCTTCTGTTTTTGAGAGGTCCAATGCCACTCTGACTTACTGTTTATATAAGagtgagtcattttttttttcctggaaaaatttTAGGAAGATTTTAAGGtctttatttatgatttatttttatttttattttttaacatttcatagtAAGAGcctggatttcattttttttccttgatgcatTATTCCAGAGCTAGAATGGTAGCTTTTAATCtcttctagaaatttttcttATGATAACTTTCCAATGTTTTTCTGATTTTGCTTCTGAATCTCCTATTAATAGAAAACTCCCAGACTGATTCTTCACTTTTGTTGAACATTCTGGAAGAGCTACTTTCCTTTGTTTTCCAAAATCTATTCATCCATCTGTGTGTATATCTTTGAGTTCTTCCTATTCTTCAATTGCTCCTTTTATATGGTATGCCATTCTTGTCTCATGGACTCAATATCCTTAATATTTTCTGTCAAtcattgcattttctttatcttcctaAATTTGAGTTTATACTGCCCCAGGACTTGGGTATTTTGTCCTTTTCATTTCTCAATTCCTGGAGCTTTCTTCAAAAATCTATTGATCTCTGGCTCAGTGTTCATACTTAATAgtgatttttgagaaaaagatCATAGGAAATTCTCTGTGTGGGGTGGGGCTTGTGACTTATTGGCTTCATGATAGtgagagttgatttttttttccactgggaCCTGCCAAAAGTCACTATTGTCACATCTTTTGTTTAGGTGCTTCAGTTACCTATGGAGGGCTCCTTGGCCTCTTGCCTGATGCCAAGGagctggaggaagaggagaagggagcGCAGGAAAGGCAGCCTCAGTGCACTGCTTTCAGGTTGGAAACCCACCTTCTTAAAACAGGCTTAAGCACAAAGATCCCTGTCTGGCCCAAGGTGTCTAGACACCTGCTAGTTTGGGATGGTGTACAGAGGGGCGGCTGCCTAACTGCTAGCTGAGACAGAGGGAGGCCTAGGCATCTGACtactatagatttttttcaaacaagtTCTATTTCAGGTCCTGTCTTGATCTGCTTTTCAAAGTACTTGTATTTCCAACTCCTGAGGCTTTGCAGGGTTTAGCAAGGCACTTCACTAACACACCCTGCAACCCCTCCCAACAAACAGGCAACCAATCTCTTCTCACTGACAAGTGTTTGGCATTCCTTCTCCTACTTTTTTGTCTTCATATATTGTGGGTCTGGGATTTCAGTTGTCTTTCACCCTCTTCAAAGATATTTCAACATTGTCACTTTGGGATAAATTTTTTTGGAAGAGGACAGAAATGTCTTTGTTCTGCCATTTTAACCAGAAATCTTCAATAATGCaaagttataagaaaaaataaatttagaatatgtGCTCTTAGTAAAGCTATTTATGGTACCTActataaaatgtataatgttaGCTCTTGCTGACTTTAGTTAATAATTAGACACAAATGTTTTgaatgtacataaaataaaaaggctggctTGAGAGCCTTAGAAGTAATAATGACATAAATTCACTTTTGAAGTGCTGCAGATCATGTTTATGAGCAGTCTTATGTATACCATTAATCActctctgaaaataaaagtatcaacCTAAATGCATTCCAGGTTTCAAAATTAACCATCAGAGTCATGAACTCAGACTAATAAGCCCTTTCtgtaaaaaagtaaatatctttGGAAAAGgtggtcctcagcaccatagtATGAATCAACCTACCAGatcctttcattctttttggtaccagggactgaacccaggggtgcctaatcaCTGagcacagggtcttgctaaattgcttagcaccttgctaaattgctgaggctgtctctgaattcacaatcctcctgcctcagcctcccgagcttctgagattataggcatgcaccaccacaccctttcATTCTTGACAATAGGGACTTGGGACTACAAAACCTAAATCTTTACTGCCattaaccaataaaaataaaaaataagaagaaattgcATATGgtgttaataacaataataatcataatttttaaaaacgtttataattttaaaatccagctGAAGAGGCATTACTAATTGCAGGAAATGTTGAATGAAAAGACAGGAATCTATTTTTTAGGAGAGGCAAAGACAACAAAATCATGGCAAAGTTCTCCTCTATTGAGTTGACTCTATCCTAATTAAAAGTTAAGTCGTTTAAAGGGAAGAATCTGTcaaactttttttctaaaaagagaactctgccatgattttattgtctttgccTCTCCTAAAACAATAGATTCCTGTCTTTTCATTCAACTTTTCCTGCAATTATTGTTGCCTCCTCAGCTTACTAGGTTTTTTATACATGTTCACTAAAGCCTATACGAGGTAAAACATGTATAGAAAAGCAGAAAGTAAGACAGCCCCCCGCCCCCAACAAGTGACAGGAACTAAGTTCAGAACATCACCATAAAGTAAGATGAAAATTTACCCCTGGTGATtaaaagagaatattctgtatCATATACTTACAATTAAATTGATGACAGCCAAAATAAACAAGAGGATAATCACACAGATGGCTAAATTGCCCTTTCTCCCTCTCAATCCTGTTTTATGGAGCCGATCTTCATCAATTGGAATATATCCTGCTTTAAAGTTACTATTGTGTTCTTTATTAACATTCCTTCTCTCCACAGCCTTCTCACGCATGGACTTCTTTACAGGACCATTGGAACTttgctaaaaacaaaatacaacacaaTGTAACAGTTGTAACACACTTTTTTGATACATTTATTAGGGACAAATTCATAACTAAAGGAAGCTAaactagggctggagttgtggcttagtggtagagcacctgcttggcatgtgtgaggccctgggttcgatcctcagcaccgcatacaaataaataaataaaagatccattgacaactaaaaaatatttttaaaaaagctaaactAGTTGCTGATATATTTTCCACTACAACCCTGCAAGTCATGGCATTGCAGGCTCCAAATAAGGACATTACTATACTTAGACGCACTGCATAGCAGAAACTTCAGTGTGACTATTGAATAACATATTTTCCCTCTTTGCTTTCAACAGTCTTATTGTCAATAAGGTGTACACCTCACTTCTTGTTGGAGTTGACAAACATATCTTAGGgtggataatttatttttattaatgttttattaacatgtttaattttttcatatacttattttcaaaagaatttggTACTTGATATAATTTGCTCCTTAAAACTCCATTGACTAAAGCTAATATTATAATAGATCAGCAGACTGGGCAGTTCTTTGAGTG
This genomic interval from Ictidomys tridecemlineatus isolate mIctTri1 chromosome 9, mIctTri1.hap1, whole genome shotgun sequence contains the following:
- the Sgcb gene encoding beta-sarcoglycan → MAAAATAAGAEQQSSNGPVKKSMREKAVERRNVNKEHNSNFKAGYIPIDEDRLHKTGLRGRKGNLAICVIILLFILAVINLIITLVIWAVIRIGPNGCDSMEFHESGLLRFKQVSDMGVIHPLYKSTVGGRRNENLVITGNNQPIVFQQGTTKLSVEKNKTSITSDIGMQFFDPRTQHILFSTDYETHEFHLPSGVKSLNVQKASTERITSNATSDLNIKVDGKAIVRGNEGVFIMGKTIEFHMGGNMELKAENSIILNGTVMVSTSRLPSSSSGDQLGGGDWVRYKLCMCADGTLFKVQVTGQNMGCQISDNPCGNTH